The following DNA comes from Halobacillus litoralis.
GCAGCTAGATGTGAATGAGTGGACGATCACAATGAAAGAAAAAACGACACCAGAAGAAGCAGAAAGAATCAAAGCAGATATGACGATGCTTTTTGAACGACCAATTATTCAAAAAGAAATAATGACAAACGCGACAAAATATACAATTACGGACAGTCAAAAAAACAAAAATTTCGTCGAAACTTATATATTGATCTATCCTACAAATAAGAAGAGCAGTACAGAAATGGTTTACACCGTGCAAGGTCAGGGAAAACCTTCATTAAGTAAACATGATACAAAAATTGTAAATGAAGTGAAAAGTCGATTTTTCTCGAAAAATGTCACTATTTTCTCTTGTCTTAAGGCGACATATAGTGGTATTATGAATGATGTTTTAGTCTATGAAAAATTCGAACAAGCATTCAATATTACAACAATAAATGAAATCGACGACGAAAACGGTTGGACTAGCAGATCCGGCTATACAAATCAATGGGGTAATACCTTGCCAGTAGGGGATCAAACTGTGAATGTTCAGTTTGCTACAAGAACTTTGGGCGGGGAGACAACCATCACTATTGGCACACCCATTATTACTGCTGAATATTAATAATAGTGAATATGGACGCGGAGGAGAATGAACCTTGGAAAAAATCATCGTCCGTGGTGGGAGGCAGCTGACCGGCACCGTGAAAGCTGAAGGTGCTAAGAATGCCGTACTGCCTGTCATCGCAGCAAGTATAATTGCAAGTGAAGGAAAAAGCGTACTACACGAAGTACCTGCTTTAGCTGATGTATATACAATTAATCAAGTCATTCGACATATGAATGCAGATGTAAATATGGTAGGAAATACAGTGACTGTGGATGCTTCAGGTCAATTGTCTACTGAAGCACCAATTGAATACGTTAGGAAAATGCGTGCTTCTGTTCTTGTATTGGGACCACTTTTGGCCCGGTATGGCCGTGCTAAAGTTGCATTGCCAGGTGGGTGCGCGATTGGATCACGCCCACTCGATCAGCATTTGAAAGGCTTTGAAGCTATGGGAGCTGAAGTAACCGTAGGAAACGGGTATATCGAAGCTGAAGTGAAAGGTCGTTTGCAAGGCGCTAAGATTTACTTTGATGTACCAAGTGTTGGTGCAACAGAGAACGTAATGATGGCTGCCGCTTTGGCAGATGGAAAGACAATCTTGGAAAATTGCGCAAAGGAACCAGAAATCGTCGACTTGGCCAACTACCTGAATAAGATGGGTGCACATGTCGTCGGTGCAGGAACAGAGACCATTCGAATCGAAGGTGTAGAGAAACTTGTTGGTGCTACCCATACGATTATCCCTGACCGTATTGAAGCAGGAACGTTCATGGTTGCTGCTGCCATAACAGGCGGGAATGTCCTTATAAAAGGTGCGATGCATGAGCACTTGCGTTCACTCGTTTCTAAAATGGAAGAAATGGGCGTCATCATCCAAGAGGAAGATGATGGACTGCGAGTCATCGGTCCTGACATCTTGAAAGCTACAGACCTTAAAACGATGCCTCATCCAGGTTTCCCGACTGATATGCAGTCACAAATGATGGCTCTTATGTTAAGTGCCACGGGAACAAGCGTCATTACTGAAACGGTATTTGAAAATCGTTTCATGCATGTGGAAGAGTTCCGCCGCATGAATGCTAACCTGAAAATTGAAGGCCGCAGTGTAATCGTTGAAGGACCGTCTTCTCTGCAAGGGGCAGAGGTTGCAGCAACAGATTTGCGAGCTGGGGCAGCCCTGATTTTGGCTGGGTTAGTCGCTGATGGTTACACAAGAGTAACTGAGTTGAAGCACTTGGATCGCGGTTATGTGGAATTCACTGAGAAATTAGCACAAATCGGCGCTGACATTGAACGAGTCAAAGAAGAAGAAGTGTATATGGAAGAAGCTGAACCAAGCGAATCTGTATCGACATTATAATATATACATCATGATTGCTTGCCTGTTTCAATATTTTTGAAATAGGCGAGCATTTTTAGTTCTATCATCTTTCAATTCTGGATACATTTTAGTAGAGGGATCTACTTTGTGACCAGGAGGATGCGGATGAAAAAAAATAATGGAATCGGACTGATTGCTTTATGCAGCTTATTTGCAACTATGCTTATTATACCTACACTGATCGTCGTCCCCTTTACAAATTCCGGTAATACCGAGAAAGTGGAAGAAACACCACCTACTGAGCAAGTGGCAGAGGTTGAAGACTCCGCCTTCTCTGTAAGTGTGTGGAGAAGTGAGTCGGAAAAGGTGGAGGAAGTTCCTCTGGAAACCTATGTCTCTCGCGTTGTGGCTTCTGAAATGCCGGTTAATTTTGAGATGGAGGCATTGAAGGCGCAGGCATTGGCGGCGAGGACATATATCACACGTCACTTAGTCGAAGGAGAAAAGGTTTCTTCCGAAGCAGATGTGACAGATACGGTTTCTCATCAAGTGTATAAGGATGATAAAGAACTGAGAACTTTGTGGCAGGACAGTTATGCTGATAATATGGAAAAAATCAACCAGGCCGTGAAAGCGACAGCAGGCGAAATCATAACATATGAGCGGGAACCGATCGAAGCTTCTTTCTTTTCGACGAGTAATGGTTTTACAGAAAATGCGGGAGATTACTGGGAGCATGACATTCCTTATTTAAAAAGTGTAGAAAGCCCCTGGGATCAAGGGTCACCTAAATTCACGGACCAAAAAATCATTACGGTCGCTCAGCTCGAACAAACACTGGGAGTCAGCGTAGGTGCGGGTATCCAACAATCTACGATGACCAAAACAGAAGGAAATCGTGTAGATGAAGTACACTTAGGTTCTCAAACATTTTCCGGGAGAGAAATCCGTGAAAAGTTCGAGCTGCCTTCCAGTGATTTTTCTATTCAACAAAAAGGTGAACACGTTATTTTTACAACCAAAGGTTACGGCCATGGCGTAGGGATGAGCCAATATGGAGCTAATGGCATGGCAAAAACGGGGAAAGATTATAAAGAGATCATCCACCACTATTATCAAGACATAGAAATTTCCCCATTGAGTACACAGACGGCTTCTCTTAACGGGGAAAAACCAGTCAATTGAGCGAGCTGCAGAGGCAGCTCTTTTTTTATGATATGAGAAAAGGGGTGGGGTGACTCAACATTTTTCCTTATGTTTCATTACTGAATAATCATTTTAAAAAGGGGCATGAGAAGATCTTCTACAGAGTAATTCATATAAAATTTTCCTCTGAATGTATATAATCCCTCATAAGTGTTCAGAATGGTTTTTGAGGTGATGAACATGAAAGAGGAAGGTAAAAAAAGCGTGACAAAATTAAAGTTTAAACGCTTGATGCGCAAGAAATGGTTGTATCCAGCTTTGTATTTGTCCGTAGCCGCATTAGTTCTAGTAGGAGTGTTCTGGTATCAGCAGGGAGCGAGTGATTTGGAAGACCAAATCGCTGAGCAGCCACAGTCTGA
Coding sequences within:
- a CDS encoding YwmB family TATA-box binding protein — encoded protein: MKSMFAGIIALLIIGTGAYPQEMTEIQEVIMEFSSFAADKQLDVNEWTITMKEKTTPEEAERIKADMTMLFERPIIQKEIMTNATKYTITDSQKNKNFVETYILIYPTNKKSSTEMVYTVQGQGKPSLSKHDTKIVNEVKSRFFSKNVTIFSCLKATYSGIMNDVLVYEKFEQAFNITTINEIDDENGWTSRSGYTNQWGNTLPVGDQTVNVQFATRTLGGETTITIGTPIITAEY
- the spoIID gene encoding stage II sporulation protein D produces the protein MKKNNGIGLIALCSLFATMLIIPTLIVVPFTNSGNTEKVEETPPTEQVAEVEDSAFSVSVWRSESEKVEEVPLETYVSRVVASEMPVNFEMEALKAQALAARTYITRHLVEGEKVSSEADVTDTVSHQVYKDDKELRTLWQDSYADNMEKINQAVKATAGEIITYEREPIEASFFSTSNGFTENAGDYWEHDIPYLKSVESPWDQGSPKFTDQKIITVAQLEQTLGVSVGAGIQQSTMTKTEGNRVDEVHLGSQTFSGREIREKFELPSSDFSIQQKGEHVIFTTKGYGHGVGMSQYGANGMAKTGKDYKEIIHHYYQDIEISPLSTQTASLNGEKPVN
- the murA gene encoding UDP-N-acetylglucosamine 1-carboxyvinyltransferase; protein product: MEKIIVRGGRQLTGTVKAEGAKNAVLPVIAASIIASEGKSVLHEVPALADVYTINQVIRHMNADVNMVGNTVTVDASGQLSTEAPIEYVRKMRASVLVLGPLLARYGRAKVALPGGCAIGSRPLDQHLKGFEAMGAEVTVGNGYIEAEVKGRLQGAKIYFDVPSVGATENVMMAAALADGKTILENCAKEPEIVDLANYLNKMGAHVVGAGTETIRIEGVEKLVGATHTIIPDRIEAGTFMVAAAITGGNVLIKGAMHEHLRSLVSKMEEMGVIIQEEDDGLRVIGPDILKATDLKTMPHPGFPTDMQSQMMALMLSATGTSVITETVFENRFMHVEEFRRMNANLKIEGRSVIVEGPSSLQGAEVAATDLRAGAALILAGLVADGYTRVTELKHLDRGYVEFTEKLAQIGADIERVKEEEVYMEEAEPSESVSTL